In one Antennarius striatus isolate MH-2024 chromosome 1, ASM4005453v1, whole genome shotgun sequence genomic region, the following are encoded:
- the senp8 gene encoding sentrin-specific protease 8 produces MDPVVLSYQDSLLRRSDVSLLEGPHWLNDQVIGFAFEYFAANRFRVLGKSIIFICPQVTQFIKCSSCPDELGLFLEPLDLASRHWVFLAVNDNSSQTSGGSHWSLLVYHHKSNQFAHYDSQCGINSLHARRIASKLQPFLGTNRMALFVEEPCPSQQNGYDCGMYVICIAEALCEKARVEGIPHLPLQMITPAYISEKRAEWSRLIQSLSQSDSCCSLSLP; encoded by the coding sequence ATGGACCCCGTAGTGTTGAGCTACCAGGACAGCCTCCTGCGGCGCTCTGATGTGTCCTTACTGGAAGGACCTCACTGGCTCAATGACCAAGTCATCGGTTTTGCCTTTGAGTACTTCGCTGCCAACCGCTTCAGAGTCTTAGGGAAGTCTATTATCTTCATCTGCCCACAGGTTACACAATTCATCAAGTGTTCCTCGTGCCCCGATGAGTTGGGTCTGTTTCTGGAGCCCCTGGATCTCGCCTCTCGTCACTGGGTCTTTCTAGCTGTTAACGACAACTCCAGCCAAACCTCTGGGGGATCTCACTGGAGCCTTTTGGTCTACCATCACAAATCCAATCAGTTTGCTCATTATGACTCGCAATGCGGCATTAATTCACTGCATGCACGGCGCATTGCCTCCAAGCTCCAGCCTTTTTTGGGTACAAATAGAATGGCACTGTTTGTGGAGGAGCCCTGCCCATCACAGCAAAACGGTTATGACTGTGGCATGTATGTTATCTGTATTGCCGAGGCCTTATGTGAGAAGGCCAGGGTGGAGGGCATACCACATCTTCCTCTGCAAATGATCACGCCAGCCTACATCAGTGAAAAGAGGGCTGAGTGGTCCAGACTGATCCAGAGTCTCTCTCAGAGTGACTCCTGTTGCTCTTTGTCTTTACCTTAG